From one Candidatus Rokuibacteriota bacterium genomic stretch:
- a CDS encoding sigma-54 dependent transcriptional regulator, translating into MSLKILVVDDETAARRGLVSLLSGWGYAVEEAADGQEALEKAVAGLPSVVITDLVMPRLDGHALLKALREEAPFAAVILLTGQGSIETAVAAMKDGAYDYLTKPVEVARLKLLIPKAASSSEALREVALLRRQLRQVMGMGRLVGTGPAMQALYRMIEMAAPTPAPVLISGESGTGKELVARTIHELSPRAQAPFVAVNCAAIPETLLESEIFGHEKGAFTGALERRAGCFELAHQGTLFLDEIAEMNPAMQAKFLRILETSVVRRLGGRAEVKMDVRVLAATNKDPQKALRDGTLREDLYYRLNVVSLALPPLRDRREDIPLLIQAFVEEFNAKYDRRIGGVDQAAQAALEAAPWPGNVRELRNTLERAVIVCGEGRIGLRHLADPSGSASPRAAAPLPEHPSAVSGNDLAVPIGTSLDEAEKQLILRTLAAQDNNKTRAAQVLGISLKTLHNKLKAYGGP; encoded by the coding sequence ATGAGCCTCAAGATACTGGTAGTTGATGACGAGACCGCCGCGCGGAGGGGGCTGGTGTCTCTCCTCTCGGGCTGGGGCTACGCCGTCGAGGAAGCCGCCGACGGGCAGGAAGCCCTCGAAAAGGCCGTCGCCGGCCTGCCGTCAGTGGTCATCACCGACCTCGTCATGCCCCGTCTCGACGGCCACGCTCTCCTCAAGGCGCTGCGCGAGGAAGCGCCCTTTGCCGCCGTCATCCTTTTAACAGGGCAGGGCAGTATCGAGACCGCCGTGGCCGCCATGAAGGACGGCGCCTACGACTACCTGACCAAGCCCGTGGAGGTGGCGCGCCTCAAGCTGCTCATTCCCAAGGCCGCCTCCAGCAGCGAGGCCCTGCGCGAGGTCGCGCTCCTGCGCCGTCAGCTCCGCCAAGTCATGGGTATGGGGCGGCTGGTGGGCACCGGGCCCGCGATGCAGGCGCTCTACCGGATGATCGAGATGGCGGCGCCCACGCCGGCGCCGGTCCTGATCTCGGGGGAGAGCGGCACGGGCAAGGAGCTGGTGGCGCGGACCATCCACGAGCTGTCGCCGCGGGCGCAGGCGCCATTCGTCGCGGTCAACTGCGCGGCCATTCCCGAGACGCTCCTCGAGAGCGAGATCTTCGGCCATGAGAAGGGCGCCTTCACGGGCGCGCTCGAGCGCCGGGCCGGCTGCTTCGAGCTCGCGCACCAGGGGACGCTCTTCCTCGACGAGATCGCCGAGATGAACCCGGCGATGCAGGCCAAGTTCCTTCGGATCCTCGAGACCAGCGTGGTCAGGCGCCTGGGCGGCCGCGCCGAGGTCAAGATGGACGTGCGCGTGCTGGCGGCCACGAACAAGGACCCACAAAAGGCGCTGCGAGATGGCACGCTTCGCGAGGACCTGTACTACCGCCTGAACGTGGTCAGCCTTGCGCTGCCGCCGCTCCGCGACCGGCGCGAGGACATCCCGCTCCTCATCCAGGCCTTCGTCGAGGAGTTCAACGCCAAGTACGACAGGCGCATCGGCGGCGTCGACCAGGCGGCGCAGGCGGCGCTCGAGGCGGCCCCGTGGCCCGGCAACGTGCGCGAGCTGAGGAACACCCTCGAGCGGGCGGTCATCGTCTGCGGCGAGGGGCGGATCGGCCTCAGGCACCTGGCTGATCCGTCCGGCAGCGCCAGCCCGCGGGCGGCCGCCCCGCTCCCCGAGCATCCCTCGGCGGTGTCCGGGAACGACTTGGCCGTGCCCATCGGGACGAGCCTGGATGAAGCGGAAAAGCAGCTGATCCTGCGCACGCTTGCCGCCCAGGACAACAACAAGACGCGGGCCGCTCAGGTTCTGGGTATCAGCCTCAAGACGCTGCATAACAAGCTCAAGGCGTACGGCGGCCCATGA
- a CDS encoding ATP-binding protein, translated as MRLRLGIRFKEAVAVSLVALTLVAVTTAVHLAQLTRVIVEEAGRQVQLVARQIYAQSSRSILRGSRRAPNELLRRDGELRGFLDASVGYSPHLLYVLIADRAGRVIVHTERPREGTVAPVYPSLDALLKENAASRFLTLYRAGQTYEVVLPMNLNGEPFGSIRLGLSTTLLRRELNSALRQSLTLAALALPLAWLVAWALARLMLKPLRSLTREVGRLARGEFEIAPSRVAHDEFQELSADLQRLGQQLEPARVAMLSERAHVTVQSLVSYSQRLAALGRLTSGVAHEVKNPLNAMMIHLELLKERLDAPSQEVQQSLEVIGSEIRRLDRVVQGFLRFMRPHELELKAIEVATLVQSAVVLVEAEWQSQGIRFAVEVAPGLPTIEADEELLRQALLNLIQNACQAMPRGGFVTVGARVEGTTLCLEVTDEGVGIAPDDVERIFTLYYTTRPDGTGIGLSVVYRIVQMHDGSIDVRSELGRGTTMTVRLPLRGAR; from the coding sequence ATGAGGCTCCGGCTGGGGATCCGCTTCAAGGAAGCGGTCGCGGTCAGCCTGGTCGCGCTGACCCTGGTGGCGGTGACCACGGCTGTGCACCTCGCCCAGCTCACCCGCGTGATAGTGGAGGAGGCGGGGCGCCAGGTCCAGCTCGTGGCGCGGCAGATCTACGCCCAGAGCAGCCGCTCGATCCTGCGGGGGTCGCGGCGGGCCCCGAATGAATTGCTGCGGCGGGACGGCGAGCTCCGCGGCTTCCTTGATGCCAGCGTCGGCTACTCGCCACACCTGCTGTACGTGCTGATCGCCGACCGCGCCGGGCGGGTCATCGTGCACACGGAGCGGCCGCGGGAGGGGACCGTGGCGCCGGTCTACCCAAGCCTCGACGCGCTCCTGAAGGAGAACGCCGCCTCGCGCTTTCTCACCCTCTATCGCGCCGGGCAGACGTACGAGGTCGTGCTGCCGATGAACCTGAACGGCGAGCCCTTCGGGAGCATTCGGCTGGGACTCAGCACGACGCTCCTCAGGCGCGAGCTCAACTCGGCCCTGCGCCAGAGCCTGACGCTGGCCGCGCTGGCCCTGCCGCTGGCGTGGCTCGTGGCCTGGGCCCTCGCGCGGCTGATGCTGAAGCCCCTGCGCTCGCTGACGCGGGAGGTCGGGCGGCTCGCCCGCGGCGAGTTCGAGATCGCGCCGTCCAGAGTAGCGCACGACGAGTTCCAGGAGCTGTCCGCGGACCTCCAACGGCTGGGGCAGCAGCTCGAGCCGGCCCGCGTGGCCATGCTCTCCGAGCGCGCCCACGTGACCGTCCAGTCACTCGTGAGCTACTCCCAGCGGCTGGCGGCGCTCGGCCGCCTGACCTCGGGGGTGGCCCACGAGGTCAAGAATCCGCTCAACGCGATGATGATCCATCTCGAGCTTCTCAAGGAGCGGCTGGACGCACCTTCCCAGGAGGTGCAGCAGAGCCTGGAGGTGATCGGCAGCGAGATCCGGCGTCTCGACCGCGTCGTGCAGGGTTTCCTGCGCTTCATGCGGCCGCACGAGCTGGAGCTCAAGGCCATCGAGGTCGCGACGCTCGTCCAGAGCGCCGTGGTGCTCGTCGAGGCCGAGTGGCAGAGCCAGGGGATCCGCTTTGCCGTCGAGGTGGCGCCGGGGCTGCCCACCATCGAGGCCGACGAAGAGCTTCTCCGGCAGGCCTTGCTCAACCTCATCCAGAACGCCTGCCAGGCCATGCCGCGCGGCGGCTTCGTCACGGTCGGGGCCCGGGTCGAGGGCACCACGCTCTGCCTCGAGGTGACGGACGAGGGCGTGGGCATCGCGCCCGACGACGTCGAGCGCATCTTCACGCTGTATTACACGACCAGGCCCGACGGCACCGGCATCGGGCTCTCGGTCGTCTACCGCATCGTGCAGATGCACGACGGCTCGATCGACGTGCGGAGCGAGCTCGGCCGGGGCACGACCATGACGGTCCGGCTGCCATTGAGGGGAGCGCGATGA
- a CDS encoding GAF domain-containing protein, with product MRSKEEPMRRGAKPTKPKVEAKSPVARKSLKNEGSRVRDLEKCLAESLEREKVTGEILQGKNRALTEALEQQRATSEILRVMSSAHTDAQLVFDTTVQSAVRLCNAANAAVFRTDGRTVYEPANYGSSPEALAAMRARYPRPLNMETTAGIAILTRSVVEIPDIEDPSAIEFVRQSGRLLGFRSEVTVPMLREGEAVGAITVARREPGRFSDAELELLKTFADQAVIAIENVRLFKELEARNAEVTEALEQQTATSEILRVISRSGTDVKPVFDAIAESARRLLRGWGALVVRLDGQLLHAAAISGGVPGSAEGLRELFPTSAERGTTLTGDAILDREVKFITDVETDEMWAGMRARAGTRGWRANLAVPMLQDGQPIGAITVTRAEPGPFAPQDIELLKTFADQAVIAIENARLLNELQQRTRELACSVEQLTALGEVGRAVSSTLDLETVLTTIVSRAVQLSGLDGGVVFEYDEATEEFVQRAATEQGGALALARRATRIRKGEGLVGRTAITLEPVQGADISAAGADESRLRDNLIESGIRGLLAVPMVREGQLIGSLVVSRNAAGAFSPETVDLLRTFATQSALAIQNARLFREIQDKSRQLEIASQHKSEFLASMAHELRTPLNAIIGFSDVLLQGMFGETSEKQTEYLRDILASGQHLLSLINDILDLSKIEAGRMELDLAAFDLPTAIDNAMILMRERAARRGIALERHVDERVAEIRADERKVKQVLLNVLSNAVKFTPEGGRIEVRAALADGMAEISVTDTGIGIAPEHHDAVFEEFCQVGKADKKAEGTGLGLALCRKFVELHGGRIGVKSEVGVGSTFTFTLPVRCGE from the coding sequence GTGAGAAGCAAGGAGGAGCCGATGCGTCGGGGTGCAAAACCCACGAAGCCTAAGGTCGAAGCCAAGTCCCCTGTCGCCCGCAAGTCGCTGAAGAACGAAGGTTCTAGGGTCCGCGACCTTGAGAAGTGCCTCGCGGAGAGCCTGGAGCGGGAGAAAGTGACAGGCGAGATCCTGCAAGGAAAGAATCGCGCGTTGACCGAGGCGCTCGAGCAGCAGAGGGCGACGAGCGAGATCCTGCGCGTGATGAGCAGCGCGCACACCGACGCGCAGCTGGTGTTCGACACGACCGTGCAGAGCGCCGTACGACTCTGCAACGCGGCCAATGCCGCCGTGTTCCGTACCGACGGCAGGACGGTGTACGAGCCCGCGAACTATGGCAGCTCTCCCGAGGCGCTGGCGGCCATGCGGGCACGGTACCCTCGGCCGCTGAACATGGAAACCACGGCGGGGATCGCGATACTGACGCGGTCGGTTGTCGAGATCCCGGACATCGAGGATCCCTCGGCGATCGAGTTCGTGCGGCAAAGCGGACGACTGCTCGGATTCCGGAGCGAGGTCACGGTCCCAATGCTGCGCGAGGGCGAGGCCGTCGGCGCCATCACCGTGGCACGACGCGAGCCGGGTCGGTTTTCGGATGCCGAACTTGAGCTCCTCAAGACCTTTGCCGACCAGGCCGTCATCGCCATCGAGAACGTGCGCCTGTTCAAGGAGCTGGAGGCGCGCAACGCCGAGGTGACGGAGGCGCTGGAGCAGCAGACCGCGACGAGCGAAATCCTCCGCGTGATCAGCCGCTCCGGCACCGACGTGAAGCCCGTGTTCGATGCCATCGCGGAGAGCGCGCGGCGCTTGCTTCGTGGTTGGGGCGCGCTCGTCGTGCGCCTCGACGGTCAGCTGCTCCACGCCGCCGCGATCAGCGGCGGCGTGCCCGGCTCCGCTGAGGGGTTGCGCGAGCTCTTTCCGACGTCCGCGGAACGCGGGACGACGTTAACCGGTGATGCGATCCTCGATCGTGAGGTCAAGTTCATCACGGACGTCGAAACCGACGAGATGTGGGCCGGCATGCGAGCCCGGGCGGGGACACGTGGCTGGCGCGCGAACCTGGCGGTGCCGATGCTCCAGGACGGTCAACCGATCGGCGCGATCACGGTGACCCGAGCGGAGCCGGGACCGTTCGCACCCCAGGACATCGAGCTGCTGAAGACCTTCGCGGACCAGGCCGTCATCGCGATCGAGAACGCCCGACTGCTGAACGAACTGCAACAGCGCACGCGCGAGCTCGCCTGCTCCGTCGAGCAGCTCACCGCGCTCGGCGAAGTCGGGCGCGCCGTCAGCTCGACGCTCGATCTCGAGACAGTGCTGACGACGATCGTCTCGCGCGCGGTGCAGCTGTCCGGCCTCGATGGCGGCGTGGTCTTCGAATACGACGAGGCGACGGAGGAGTTCGTGCAGCGTGCCGCCACAGAACAGGGCGGTGCGCTCGCGCTCGCGCGGCGCGCCACGCGGATCCGCAAGGGCGAAGGCCTGGTCGGCCGCACCGCGATCACGCTCGAGCCCGTCCAGGGCGCGGACATCTCCGCAGCCGGCGCAGACGAGAGTCGCTTGCGCGACAACCTCATCGAATCGGGCATCCGTGGCCTGCTCGCGGTACCGATGGTGCGTGAAGGCCAGCTCATCGGCAGCCTCGTCGTCAGCCGCAACGCTGCCGGAGCGTTTTCGCCCGAGACCGTCGACTTGCTGCGGACGTTCGCGACGCAGTCTGCACTCGCGATCCAGAACGCACGGTTGTTTCGGGAGATCCAGGATAAGAGTCGACAGCTCGAAATCGCCAGCCAGCACAAGTCCGAATTCCTCGCGAGCATGGCCCACGAACTGCGTACACCGTTGAACGCGATCATCGGATTTTCGGACGTGCTGCTGCAGGGGATGTTCGGCGAGACGAGTGAGAAGCAGACCGAGTACCTTCGCGACATCCTGGCGTCGGGCCAACACCTCTTGTCGCTCATTAACGACATTCTCGACCTCTCGAAAATCGAGGCGGGCCGGATGGAGCTTGACCTCGCAGCCTTCGATCTGCCAACGGCGATCGACAACGCCATGATCCTGATGCGCGAGCGCGCCGCGCGCCGCGGGATCGCGCTCGAGCGTCACGTCGACGAACGTGTGGCCGAGATTCGAGCCGACGAGCGCAAGGTGAAGCAGGTCCTACTGAATGTGCTCTCGAACGCTGTGAAGTTCACTCCAGAGGGTGGCCGCATCGAGGTCCGCGCTGCGCTTGCGGATGGCATGGCGGAGATCTCGGTGACCGACACAGGCATCGGCATCGCGCCCGAGCATCATGACGCGGTCTTTGAAGAGTTTTGCCAGGTCGGCAAAGCGGACAAGAAAGCGGAAGGGACGGGACTCGGCCTGGCGCTCTGCCGGAAGTTCGTCGAGCTGCACGGCGGGCGGATCGGGGTCAAGAGCGAGGTTGGCGTCGGCTCGACATTTACGTTCACGCTTCCGGTGCGCTGTGGCGAATGA
- a CDS encoding ABC transporter substrate-binding protein, whose amino-acid sequence MALSRVDLTRSVRLIRVVVALLPLACACLFPPPASAGAPTDQLKAPVDQVIRILRDPRLKPDSMAAERRAAIRKEAESIFDFPETAKRALGRHWQNLSAAEQREFVSLFTDLLERAYLVKIERYSGEPIVYTGDSIEGELATVKTKFITKQGTEIPIEYRLLRHGDRWLVYDVFVEGVSLIANYRTQFDRIMRTGSYQELARRLRANQAEFSVPAGSQQGARMPRS is encoded by the coding sequence GTGGCCCTATCACGAGTTGACCTGACCCGATCGGTCCGACTCATCCGAGTCGTCGTGGCCCTGCTTCCGCTCGCCTGCGCGTGCCTCTTCCCGCCGCCGGCGTCGGCCGGAGCGCCGACAGACCAGCTCAAGGCCCCTGTCGACCAGGTGATCCGGATCCTCCGGGACCCGAGGCTCAAGCCGGACTCCATGGCGGCCGAGCGCCGGGCCGCGATCCGCAAGGAAGCTGAGTCCATCTTCGACTTCCCGGAAACCGCCAAGCGCGCGCTCGGCCGTCACTGGCAGAACTTGAGCGCCGCCGAGCAGCGCGAGTTCGTGTCCCTCTTCACCGATCTGCTCGAGCGGGCCTACCTCGTGAAGATCGAGCGATACAGTGGGGAGCCGATCGTCTACACGGGCGACTCCATCGAGGGCGAGCTGGCGACCGTCAAGACCAAGTTCATCACGAAGCAGGGCACCGAGATTCCGATCGAGTACCGTCTTCTCCGGCACGGCGACCGCTGGCTGGTCTACGACGTCTTCGTCGAGGGGGTCAGCCTGATCGCCAACTACCGGACCCAGTTCGACCGGATCATGCGGACCGGCTCGTACCAGGAGCTCGCCCGCAGGCTCCGAGCCAACCAAGCCGAGTTCAGCGTCCCGGCAGGCTCGCAGCAGGGGGCCCGGATGCCGCGGTCGTGA
- a CDS encoding OmpA family protein: MLQMTRIAVLLPAVLMVVSGCASRDWVRDLMGKKEAEIGERMDGLSGQIKTTETNLGETTRLTRDAGERADGAMAKAGGVDSRLTRLWSNRYNQKTVDTVEIYFGFDQADLSDGAQTALLTVVKELEASPTLVVKLGGFTDPKGTKSYNYTLAQRRVEAVRRFLADKGVQLSRVQAIGMGPLGDRGTPDEKKRRVTVTLMTDVE; this comes from the coding sequence ATGCTGCAGATGACAAGGATCGCCGTGCTGCTACCTGCCGTGCTCATGGTCGTCTCAGGCTGCGCGAGTCGGGACTGGGTCCGCGATCTCATGGGCAAGAAGGAAGCCGAGATCGGCGAGCGGATGGACGGGCTCAGCGGGCAGATCAAGACCACCGAGACGAATCTCGGCGAGACTACCCGGCTCACGCGCGACGCCGGTGAGCGCGCCGACGGCGCCATGGCCAAGGCCGGCGGCGTGGACAGCCGCCTCACGCGCCTCTGGTCGAACCGCTACAACCAGAAGACGGTGGACACAGTCGAGATCTACTTCGGGTTCGACCAGGCCGACCTCTCCGACGGGGCCCAGACCGCCCTCCTCACCGTAGTCAAGGAGCTGGAAGCGAGCCCGACGCTCGTGGTCAAGCTCGGCGGCTTCACCGACCCCAAGGGCACCAAGAGCTACAACTACACGCTCGCCCAGCGCCGTGTCGAGGCCGTCCGCCGCTTCCTCGCGGACAAGGGCGTGCAGCTCTCTCGCGTGCAGGCCATCGGCATGGGCCCGCTCGGCGACCGCGGCACTCCCGACGAGAAGAAGCGCCGGGTGACCGTCACGCTGATGACCGACGTTGAGTAG
- a CDS encoding secondary thiamine-phosphate synthase enzyme YjbQ gives MTATIVDRRGGLKVVRQTFAVSSATHRQAIDVTPQVRGALHGAGVSNGLVIANCLHTTCAVVIDEPRPELVDHLVRLIGRLVDDDAPYKHNDPRLSDCERGNAAAHLRATILGHGVAVGVTDSELLLAGSQAIILAEWDGPRPRQMHVQIMGI, from the coding sequence GTGACAGCGACCATCGTGGACCGGCGGGGCGGGTTGAAGGTCGTGCGGCAGACCTTCGCGGTCTCCAGCGCGACGCACCGGCAGGCGATCGACGTGACGCCCCAGGTGCGGGGCGCCCTCCACGGCGCCGGCGTGTCGAACGGGCTCGTCATCGCCAACTGCCTGCACACGACCTGCGCGGTGGTCATCGACGAGCCCCGGCCCGAGCTGGTCGACCACCTGGTGCGGCTGATCGGCCGCCTGGTGGATGACGACGCTCCATACAAGCATAACGATCCGCGACTCTCGGACTGCGAGCGGGGCAACGCCGCGGCGCACTTGCGCGCGACCATCCTGGGGCACGGAGTCGCCGTCGGCGTCACGGACAGCGAGCTTCTGCTGGCCGGGTCCCAGGCCATCATCCTCGCGGAATGGGACGGCCCGCGCCCACGGCAGATGCACGTCCAGATCATGGGGATATAA
- a CDS encoding CsbD family protein codes for MNKDILQGKRRELKGLVKEQWGKLTDDDLDKIDGQAERLVGVLQQRYGYAKEKAEQEYKRIMEQWFGNGGGLDMGHPRLDGDHEKK; via the coding sequence ATGAACAAGGACATCCTGCAGGGCAAGAGGCGGGAACTGAAGGGCCTCGTCAAGGAGCAGTGGGGCAAGCTCACGGACGATGACCTCGACAAGATCGACGGCCAGGCCGAGCGCCTCGTCGGTGTGCTGCAGCAGCGGTACGGCTACGCGAAGGAGAAGGCCGAGCAGGAGTACAAGCGCATCATGGAGCAGTGGTTCGGCAATGGCGGCGGTCTCGACATGGGCCACCCGCGGCTGGACGGTGACCACGAGAAGAAGTGA
- a CDS encoding metallophosphoesterase codes for MRLAAVGDVHCKKTSRGAFEALFAAMGAAADVLVLCGDLTDYGLADDEARVVVAELSAVKPAPVVAVLGNDDYESDQADHVKGILGDAGVKVLDGDACEIDGVSFAGVKGLGGGFGERVLQPWGEDVTKRFVREGVEESLKLESALARITSAQRVAVLPYSPIRETVEGEPPEVFPFLGSSRLEEPLLRYPIAVALHGHAHHGRLEGRTRSDVPVYNVCIPVLEKLALGHRPYWMVELDPAGSPSAVGRRLRAV; via the coding sequence ATGCGGCTGGCGGCGGTCGGTGACGTCCACTGCAAGAAGACCTCGCGCGGGGCCTTCGAGGCGCTGTTCGCCGCCATGGGTGCCGCCGCCGACGTCTTGGTCCTCTGCGGGGACCTGACCGACTACGGGCTGGCGGACGACGAGGCGCGAGTGGTGGTAGCAGAGCTGAGCGCGGTCAAGCCGGCGCCCGTCGTCGCGGTGCTCGGCAATGACGATTACGAATCGGACCAGGCCGACCACGTCAAGGGCATTCTCGGTGACGCCGGGGTGAAGGTGCTCGATGGAGACGCGTGCGAGATCGACGGTGTTAGCTTCGCCGGCGTCAAGGGCCTGGGCGGAGGCTTCGGGGAGCGGGTGCTCCAGCCCTGGGGCGAGGACGTCACCAAGCGATTCGTGCGTGAGGGGGTCGAGGAATCGCTCAAGCTCGAATCGGCCCTCGCACGGATCACGAGCGCCCAGCGCGTCGCCGTTCTCCCCTATTCGCCGATTCGGGAGACCGTCGAGGGGGAGCCTCCCGAAGTATTTCCTTTCCTCGGATCCAGCCGTCTCGAGGAGCCGCTGCTGAGGTACCCGATCGCCGTCGCACTCCACGGCCACGCCCATCACGGCCGCCTCGAGGGCCGGACGCGGAGCGACGTTCCCGTCTACAACGTGTGCATCCCGGTGCTCGAGAAGCTGGCCCTGGGCCATCGGCCGTACTGGATGGTCGAGCTGGATCCCGCGGGATCGCCCTCAGCTGTCGGCCGAAGATTGCGGGCTGTGTAA
- a CDS encoding response regulator: MAQRILVADDDPSSLEGLRVLLANWGYEVETASDGRVALQKISAAKPKAVIMDVVMPMMDGLELLGALRIERPGMPVIVLTGQGGLDTLLRARQQGAYAYLAKPVDVGRLKSVLARALAKPEGGTTP, translated from the coding sequence ATGGCCCAGCGGATCTTAGTCGCGGATGACGACCCCTCCTCACTGGAGGGACTGCGCGTGCTGCTAGCGAACTGGGGATATGAGGTAGAGACCGCCTCGGACGGACGGGTTGCACTGCAGAAGATCTCGGCGGCCAAGCCCAAGGCGGTCATCATGGACGTGGTCATGCCCATGATGGACGGGCTCGAGCTCCTGGGCGCGCTCCGAATCGAGAGACCCGGGATGCCCGTCATCGTCCTGACAGGGCAGGGGGGCCTTGACACGCTCTTGCGCGCGAGGCAGCAGGGAGCCTACGCGTATCTCGCGAAGCCGGTAGACGTCGGGCGCCTCAAGAGCGTGTTGGCCCGCGCACTCGCAAAGCCGGAGGGGGGGACGACGCCGTGA
- a CDS encoding CBS domain-containing protein, translating to MARRVGQERYDAQYVGDIMTSPPRTLDVTASVMDAATLMREGDFGDVVVLEEGRLCGILTDRDIVVRVLATGDDPSSVRVGDVCSRELVTVSEGNGIGDAVRLVRAKAVRRLPVLDDDGRLVGILSLGDLALARDPKSALGDISAATPNI from the coding sequence ATGGCTCGACGGGTTGGACAGGAACGCTACGATGCGCAGTACGTGGGGGACATCATGACCAGCCCCCCGCGAACGCTGGACGTGACGGCGTCCGTCATGGACGCGGCGACACTCATGCGGGAGGGCGACTTCGGAGACGTGGTGGTTCTCGAGGAGGGCCGGCTCTGCGGCATCCTCACCGATCGCGACATCGTCGTGCGCGTGCTGGCGACCGGGGACGATCCCTCGAGCGTACGCGTGGGTGATGTCTGCAGCCGGGAGCTGGTCACAGTGTCCGAGGGAAACGGCATCGGCGACGCGGTCAGGCTCGTCCGCGCGAAGGCGGTCCGGCGCCTCCCGGTCCTGGACGATGACGGAAGGCTCGTCGGCATCCTGTCCCTCGGCGATCTCGCGCTGGCGCGCGATCCGAAGTCGGCGCTTGGCGACATCAGCGCCGCGACACCGAATATATAG
- a CDS encoding BON domain-containing protein, which yields MLVGAPAYTQAQTTTEKPSTTERMEQKADEAGSKVKSMAREAKTNVTDSWVTSKTKIALFADERVKGRQISVETKSGTVMLRGKVDSEEAKAAASDIAKRVEHVKSVRNELQVVPPADRPRVDTDDKAIMSMVEQRLKEDRQLKTAKINARVDSGIVTLTGEVKSFALSSRASEVLSDVPGVRAVRNDLSYEPRSSSLAPSAPSGGK from the coding sequence ATGCTGGTCGGCGCACCGGCGTACACGCAGGCGCAGACCACGACCGAGAAGCCGAGCACCACCGAGCGGATGGAGCAGAAGGCCGACGAGGCCGGCAGCAAGGTCAAGAGCATGGCCCGAGAGGCCAAGACGAACGTCACCGATTCTTGGGTGACCTCCAAGACCAAGATCGCCCTCTTCGCCGACGAGCGGGTCAAGGGGCGTCAGATCAGCGTCGAGACCAAGAGCGGAACGGTCATGCTGCGAGGCAAGGTCGATTCGGAGGAGGCCAAGGCGGCGGCATCCGACATCGCGAAGCGCGTTGAGCACGTCAAGAGCGTGCGCAACGAGCTCCAGGTCGTGCCGCCGGCGGACCGCCCGAGGGTCGACACAGACGACAAGGCGATCATGAGCATGGTCGAGCAGCGGTTGAAGGAGGATCGGCAGCTGAAGACCGCGAAGATCAACGCGCGCGTCGACTCCGGCATCGTGACGCTGACGGGCGAGGTGAAGAGCTTTGCGCTGAGCTCGCGGGCGTCCGAGGTTCTGAGTGACGTGCCAGGCGTCCGCGCCGTGAGGAACGATCTGAGCTACGAGCCGCGGAGCAGCAGCCTTGCGCCCTCGGCGCCGTCCGGAGGGAAGTAG
- a CDS encoding DUF6496 domain-containing protein, with the protein MARARGSRRRHAGPTRTDRIVERKMKAVIGEYKRGRLRSRSGARVRSPKQAVAIGLSEARRAGARIPKRPRS; encoded by the coding sequence ATGGCCCGAGCGCGCGGCAGCCGCAGGCGGCACGCCGGGCCGACCCGGACCGATCGGATCGTCGAGCGGAAGATGAAGGCGGTTATCGGTGAGTACAAACGGGGCCGGCTCCGGTCGAGATCGGGCGCCCGCGTCCGCTCGCCGAAACAGGCCGTGGCGATCGGCCTGAGCGAGGCGAGGCGGGCCGGCGCCAGGATCCCGAAGCGGCCCCGCTCGTAG